The following proteins come from a genomic window of Pseudomonas sp. WJP1:
- a CDS encoding PAS domain-containing sensor histidine kinase, with amino-acid sequence MSAGDKLFGRLLNRHPPAHQEIAPPPSVLSVGLQIQLDAQGRVLHLTGPLRHLLAQQVPTAQLAHLQDFLLPHCSLAIEGAPADWQGQHLDLDFYSLSGPPLHLRGWVQPMADAWLLQLLDIGDLLLERRQARVREQCQLLAAQIGEQLRLCGLTRLPDVLTDQLQSLAQRFHIPCIALALLDEQEQGWQIHQHYADFDVSSLWHNGQRLGTGLDSLNGSTPYHLNLAEHPRLQGTFGNAEGFAVPYHDAQGVVAWLLCGCYPVHQQAPDVSERDWLQFAAALAGPLLERLREHRHHLQLERLESLQALLGTGWWEMFSDSTEVQLAPSLTRALNLGHERLPLQDWLTQVHPADREELHSRLQDLQHEGTPLLLCVRLHRADGDAPTVWYRLQGQALGVGSQRRLVGFMLDISDIKNQEQLAAAAHARLDNLIASSPAVIYVQRYVEGALQPTFFSDSLQPLLGWTLADCAGAALVDRVHPEDRERYFQRTRLLLREGSVRARYRLRDSRGDYHWLLDEARLLRDDLGLPVEAVGLWLDVTEATLAAEHVKQSEERYRMLVEDSPAMICRYRPDLTLTFGNRPLATYLECSPEGLPGVNLGSWLSAQQRESFLQRLSQLSPEFPVSTAEINLQLPGREHAWWVWSDRGVFDEQGRLLEVQAVGRDNTEVRRAQQQLTQSAKMATLGEMATGLAHEINQPLNVMRMAIINVLKRLGNGDVQIEYLTDKLNRIDAQVQRAARVVDHMRVFGRRSDIEQHPFDPAQAIEGTLSLLAEGMRGKGVELRVSESGFAVQVRGYVDQLEQVLINLMVNARDALLGKREADGQFKPWIALYAERDEHRVRLWVEDNGGGIDPRLLERIFEPFFTTKPVGVGTGLGLSVSYGIVQNMGGTLSVSNSAEGARFCIELPIVPADQITSDARPA; translated from the coding sequence TTGAGTGCCGGGGATAAACTTTTCGGGCGCCTGCTCAACCGCCACCCGCCCGCGCATCAGGAAATCGCGCCGCCCCCGAGCGTGCTCAGCGTCGGCCTGCAAATACAGCTCGATGCCCAAGGCCGGGTGTTGCACCTGACCGGCCCGTTGCGACATCTGCTGGCCCAGCAGGTGCCTACGGCACAACTTGCGCATCTGCAGGATTTTCTCTTGCCCCATTGCAGCCTCGCTATCGAGGGCGCTCCCGCCGATTGGCAAGGCCAGCACCTGGACCTGGATTTCTACAGCCTCAGCGGCCCGCCCCTGCACCTGCGTGGCTGGGTCCAGCCAATGGCTGATGCCTGGTTGCTGCAGTTGCTGGACATCGGCGACCTGCTGCTTGAACGCCGACAAGCGCGCGTGCGCGAGCAGTGCCAACTGCTCGCGGCACAGATCGGGGAGCAGTTGCGCCTGTGCGGCCTGACGCGCTTGCCCGACGTGCTGACCGACCAATTGCAATCGCTGGCGCAACGCTTTCACATTCCCTGTATCGCCCTGGCGTTGCTCGATGAGCAGGAGCAGGGCTGGCAGATTCACCAACACTATGCCGACTTCGACGTGTCCAGCCTGTGGCATAACGGTCAGCGCCTGGGTACCGGTCTCGACAGCTTGAACGGCTCCACGCCGTATCACCTGAACCTGGCCGAACACCCGCGGCTGCAAGGCACCTTTGGCAATGCCGAGGGTTTCGCCGTGCCCTATCACGACGCTCAAGGCGTGGTGGCCTGGTTGCTCTGTGGTTGTTACCCGGTCCATCAACAGGCCCCGGACGTCAGCGAGCGCGACTGGTTGCAGTTCGCCGCCGCCCTCGCCGGCCCTTTGCTGGAACGCTTGCGCGAACATCGACACCACCTGCAGCTGGAGCGCCTGGAGTCGTTGCAGGCGCTGCTCGGCACCGGCTGGTGGGAAATGTTCAGCGACAGCACCGAGGTGCAATTGGCCCCCTCCCTGACCCGCGCCTTGAACCTTGGCCATGAACGTTTGCCGCTGCAGGACTGGCTCACCCAGGTGCACCCCGCCGACCGCGAAGAGTTGCACAGCCGCCTGCAGGACTTGCAACACGAAGGCACGCCATTGCTGTTGTGCGTGCGCCTGCACCGTGCCGACGGCGACGCTCCAACGGTCTGGTATCGCTTGCAAGGCCAGGCCCTGGGCGTAGGCAGCCAACGGCGTCTTGTCGGATTCATGCTCGACATCAGCGACATCAAGAACCAGGAGCAACTCGCCGCTGCCGCCCATGCGCGCCTGGACAATCTGATCGCCAGTTCACCCGCGGTGATTTACGTGCAGCGCTATGTCGAAGGTGCGTTGCAACCCACCTTCTTCAGCGACAGCCTGCAACCCTTGCTGGGCTGGACGCTGGCCGATTGCGCCGGTGCGGCGTTGGTCGATCGCGTGCACCCCGAGGATCGCGAGCGCTATTTCCAGCGCACCCGCCTGCTGCTGCGCGAAGGTTCGGTACGCGCTCGTTATCGGCTGCGCGACAGTCGTGGCGATTACCACTGGCTGCTCGACGAAGCCCGGCTGCTGCGCGATGACCTGGGCTTGCCGGTGGAAGCCGTCGGCCTGTGGCTGGACGTCACCGAAGCGACGCTGGCGGCCGAGCACGTCAAGCAGAGCGAGGAGCGTTACCGGATGTTGGTGGAGGACTCGCCGGCCATGATCTGCCGCTACCGTCCGGACCTGACCCTGACTTTTGGCAACCGGCCGCTGGCGACGTACCTGGAATGTTCGCCCGAGGGTTTGCCGGGGGTGAACCTGGGCAGTTGGTTGTCGGCGCAGCAGCGCGAGTCCTTCCTGCAGCGCCTGAGCCAACTGAGCCCGGAGTTCCCGGTCAGCACCGCGGAAATCAACCTGCAGTTGCCCGGCCGGGAACACGCCTGGTGGGTCTGGTCAGATCGCGGCGTGTTCGACGAGCAAGGCCGCCTGCTGGAAGTCCAGGCCGTGGGCCGCGACAACACCGAAGTCCGGCGCGCCCAGCAACAACTGACCCAAAGCGCGAAAATGGCCACATTGGGTGAGATGGCCACCGGCCTGGCCCATGAAATCAACCAGCCGCTGAACGTGATGCGCATGGCGATCATCAATGTGCTCAAGCGCCTGGGCAATGGCGATGTCCAGATCGAATACCTGACCGACAAGCTCAACCGCATCGACGCCCAGGTCCAGCGCGCCGCGCGGGTGGTGGACCACATGCGCGTGTTCGGCCGTCGCTCGGACATTGAACAACACCCGTTCGACCCGGCCCAGGCGATCGAAGGCACGTTGTCGCTACTGGCCGAGGGGATGCGCGGCAAAGGGGTGGAGCTGCGGGTCAGCGAGAGCGGTTTCGCGGTACAGGTGCGCGGGTATGTCGATCAGCTGGAACAGGTGTTGATCAACTTGATGGTCAACGCCCGGGATGCGCTGCTCGGCAAGCGTGAGGCCGATGGGCAATTCAAGCCGTGGATCGCGCTGTACGCCGAACGCGATGAACACAGGGTACGGCTGTGGGTTGAAGACAACGGTGGCGGCATCGACCCGCGCTTGCTCGAGCGGATCTTCGAACCCTTCTTCACCACCAAGCCGGTGGGCGTCGGCACAGGGCTGGGGTTGTCGGTGAGCTATGGCATCGTGCAGAACATGGGTGGAACACTCAGCGTCAGCAACTCGGCCGAGGGCGCGCGGTTTTGCATCGAGCTGCCGATTGTGCCCGCCGATCAGATCACCAGCGACGCGCGCCCGGCGTGA
- a CDS encoding TadE/TadG family type IV pilus assembly protein — MKSNLPRKQKGAVAIEFALVFVIFFAVFYAIVTYSLPLLLMQSFNQSTAEAVRRSVALDPNTPGYEAALKNIVKQELTRQLAWIPAGLNFDVASDTTTTYTGGVLKVVIHYPSQKLNAVIPFLNLPGIGPVPNLPATLTASSSLQF; from the coding sequence ATGAAAAGCAACCTCCCTCGTAAGCAAAAAGGTGCCGTAGCGATTGAATTTGCCTTGGTGTTCGTGATCTTTTTTGCCGTGTTCTACGCGATTGTCACGTATAGCCTGCCGCTGCTGCTGATGCAGTCGTTCAACCAGTCGACCGCCGAAGCCGTGCGTCGTAGCGTGGCCCTGGACCCGAACACGCCCGGCTACGAGGCCGCGCTGAAAAACATCGTCAAGCAGGAACTGACTCGGCAGTTGGCGTGGATTCCCGCCGGGCTGAATTTCGATGTCGCCAGCGACACGACCACCACTTATACGGGCGGCGTGTTGAAGGTGGTCATCCACTATCCCTCGCAAAAGTTGAACGCGGTGATTCCCTTTCTGAACCTGCCGGGGATTGGCCCCGTGCCGAATTTACCGGCCACGCTCACCGCCAGTTCGAGTCTGCAATTTTGA
- a CDS encoding A24 family peptidase — protein MPSFVLLIWLTLCAAQDARQRHIANRLTLGVGALALAYLLWSGTTWIGAPAEQGGWAALLALAFTLPAYAMRRLGGADVKLMTALGLATDGRHVLGVFIGAGLASVCWLLLAPRVWLHISQGLRSRLCYLEPGLSRKQPFAPFLLVGLLLTFAWLG, from the coding sequence ATGCCAAGCTTTGTCCTACTGATCTGGCTGACGCTATGCGCAGCCCAGGATGCCCGGCAACGGCACATCGCCAATCGACTGACCCTGGGCGTCGGGGCGCTGGCCCTGGCATACCTGCTATGGAGCGGAACCACCTGGATCGGCGCACCCGCCGAGCAGGGCGGCTGGGCCGCGTTGCTGGCCCTGGCCTTTACCTTGCCCGCCTACGCGATGCGTCGCCTGGGCGGCGCGGACGTCAAACTCATGACCGCCCTGGGGCTGGCGACCGATGGTCGGCATGTACTGGGCGTATTCATCGGCGCCGGCCTGGCCAGTGTGTGTTGGCTGCTGCTGGCGCCAAGAGTCTGGCTTCATATCAGTCAAGGGCTTAGAAGTCGCCTGTGTTATCTGGAGCCCGGTCTGTCAAGGAAACAACCCTTTGCCCCCTTCCTGCTGGTGGGGCTGTTGCTGACGTTTGCCTGGCTCGGTTAG
- a CDS encoding response regulator transcription factor has product MNKRTSAVKVLVVDDQPLIVSELCEFLESNGYRCVPCESSHQAIEHFQQDTDIGLVLCDLHMPGLDGIQMVQELQRLSGKHRAFEAIMLTGQADKQDVIKALRAGVADYYQKPIDLGELLEGVQRQEVALQERHKALQLGHLNQKLQYLSESLDDLYQDLDRVRRTPLASGGDDGDKERTEIPAIFNQLSPRQLEVARLVGKGQTNYQIACELGITENTVKLYVSQVLRLTHMHNRTQLALALTPSNLGQRHRASTS; this is encoded by the coding sequence GTGAACAAGCGTACTTCGGCAGTAAAAGTCCTTGTGGTCGACGATCAGCCCTTGATCGTTTCAGAGCTTTGCGAATTTCTTGAGAGTAACGGCTACCGCTGCGTTCCCTGCGAATCCAGCCATCAGGCGATCGAACATTTCCAACAAGACACGGACATCGGCCTGGTCCTCTGCGATTTGCACATGCCTGGCCTGGACGGCATTCAAATGGTCCAGGAGCTGCAACGCCTGAGCGGCAAACACCGGGCTTTCGAAGCGATCATGCTCACCGGGCAGGCGGACAAGCAGGATGTGATCAAGGCATTGCGCGCCGGTGTTGCCGATTACTACCAGAAGCCGATCGATCTGGGCGAGTTGCTTGAAGGCGTGCAACGCCAGGAAGTGGCACTGCAGGAACGGCACAAGGCGTTGCAGTTGGGGCATCTGAACCAGAAGCTGCAATACCTGTCCGAGTCGCTCGATGATCTGTATCAGGACCTGGACCGGGTTCGGCGCACACCGCTAGCGTCGGGCGGGGATGACGGCGATAAGGAGCGGACCGAGATCCCGGCGATCTTCAATCAGCTATCGCCACGTCAACTGGAGGTGGCGCGGTTGGTGGGCAAGGGGCAAACGAATTATCAGATTGCCTGCGAGTTGGGCATTACCGAGAACACGGTGAAGTTGTACGTGTCGCAAGTGTTGCGGTTGACGCATATGCATAATCGCACGCAATTGGCGTTGGCGTTGACGCCGAGTAATTTGGGCCAGCGGCATCGGGCGTCGACGAGCTGA
- a CDS encoding DUF6124 family protein, protein MIKPTPNPPAPDDVSPYQSPNSKTLHEAADRALDHYLNPLKTPTVRKPSTMFVISPDIDTETLLAHACESLASASVMANDFAAFLEGSQRNTLLGIAQVIMLGELAVNRALDNLDPQP, encoded by the coding sequence ATGATCAAACCCACCCCCAATCCCCCCGCACCCGACGACGTTTCACCCTACCAATCCCCCAACTCAAAAACCCTCCACGAAGCCGCCGACCGCGCCCTCGATCACTACCTCAATCCACTCAAGACACCCACCGTGCGCAAGCCCAGCACGATGTTCGTCATCTCGCCCGATATCGACACCGAAACCCTGCTGGCCCACGCCTGTGAATCCCTTGCGTCGGCGAGTGTCATGGCCAATGACTTCGCGGCGTTCCTGGAGGGGTCGCAACGCAATACGCTGCTGGGGATTGCCCAGGTGATCATGCTGGGGGAGCTGGCGGTGAATCGGGCGCTGGATAACCTCGATCCGCAGCCATAG
- a CDS encoding DUF3613 domain-containing protein, with protein MKPTTLCCLGLLTLPLAAHAIDAGPSSAQQQETEGWLQLQSSNTAASTKPQTASATERELAMQRWLKSFQHEIPEFFDQYEGGTVNSGSQE; from the coding sequence ATGAAACCGACCACCCTTTGTTGCCTCGGCCTGCTGACCCTGCCACTGGCCGCCCACGCCATCGACGCCGGCCCCTCCTCGGCGCAACAACAGGAAACTGAAGGCTGGCTGCAACTGCAAAGCAGCAACACTGCCGCCTCCACCAAGCCGCAAACCGCCAGCGCTACCGAGCGTGAACTGGCGATGCAGCGCTGGTTGAAAAGTTTTCAGCATGAGATCCCGGAGTTCTTTGATCAGTATGAGGGTGGAACGGTGAACAGCGGATCGCAGGAATAA
- a CDS encoding tetratricopeptide repeat protein: MKAMIAGLCLLMLGGCASNGQTPWSAMTGTASCGKLNAEQQLALNLADDMANDGKLHASLANLQSLPDNLADVRLRKAKVYRLLDRNEAEPLYRSLLGGCLAAEAEHGLGQLAAARGDHGLAQAHLQRAARLAPTDEKIRNDLGVVYLNQLRIEDAKFEFLTAIELKQGDQLAAVNLVTLLIYQDDWNRAAELVSRLGLKPAQVTQAQARAEKLKRPARPGSTVAAQVAAVQ, translated from the coding sequence ATGAAAGCAATGATTGCAGGTTTGTGTCTGCTGATGCTGGGGGGGTGCGCGAGCAACGGACAGACACCCTGGAGTGCCATGACCGGCACCGCCAGTTGCGGCAAATTGAACGCCGAACAACAGCTGGCGCTGAACCTGGCCGATGACATGGCCAATGACGGCAAGCTGCACGCCAGCCTCGCCAACCTGCAGAGCCTGCCCGATAACCTGGCCGACGTGCGCCTGCGCAAGGCCAAGGTGTATCGACTGCTGGACCGCAACGAAGCCGAGCCGCTGTACCGCAGCCTGCTCGGCGGCTGCCTGGCCGCCGAAGCCGAACACGGCCTGGGCCAACTCGCCGCTGCCCGGGGCGACCATGGTTTGGCCCAGGCGCACCTGCAACGGGCCGCCCGACTGGCGCCCACCGACGAAAAAATCCGCAACGACCTGGGCGTGGTGTACCTCAATCAACTGCGCATCGAAGACGCCAAATTCGAATTCCTCACCGCCATCGAGCTCAAGCAGGGCGATCAACTGGCCGCCGTGAACCTGGTGACCCTGTTGATCTACCAGGACGACTGGAACCGCGCCGCCGAGCTGGTCAGCCGCCTTGGCCTGAAACCGGCCCAAGTCACCCAGGCCCAGGCCCGCGCCGAGAAACTCAAGCGGCCAGCCAGGCCTGGATCGACCGTAGCCGCGCAAGTCGCCGCCGTTCAGTAG
- a CDS encoding type II secretion system F family protein yields the protein MNPSLLLSSLLFLLASGLFIGVMVQLRRRARQVVQRLDGKTPGESRFSQWLHALGTSRVGQQSVKLDNETHTLLNCLGWRTARQRALFAALQVGVPVLALALSALVQGLFFSQVTRPWLVPAFALGIGYLLPKRLLAAAAHHRQKKLAMEISTFIPLLRILFESGMAVEQSLRVLSNEGKQLMPELTHELRLVLARVDSGLELGDELNKASRLLAVDEFTDTCVILQQLIHQGGGAMKSLLALKLLLDDKRLARLQEYISKMSAKMSVVMMLFLFPALLIVLAGPGFTALARAFAS from the coding sequence ATGAACCCGTCCCTGCTGCTGAGCTCGCTGCTGTTCCTGCTGGCCTCGGGCTTGTTTATCGGCGTCATGGTGCAACTGCGTCGGCGTGCGCGCCAGGTGGTGCAGCGCCTGGACGGCAAAACGCCAGGCGAAAGCCGCTTCAGCCAATGGCTGCACGCGCTGGGCACCAGCCGGGTCGGCCAGCAGTCGGTCAAGCTCGACAACGAAACCCACACGCTGCTCAATTGCCTGGGCTGGCGCACCGCGCGGCAACGGGCGTTGTTCGCCGCCTTGCAGGTTGGCGTCCCGGTATTGGCGCTGGCGCTAAGTGCACTGGTGCAGGGGCTGTTCTTCTCCCAGGTCACGCGCCCGTGGCTGGTCCCGGCGTTCGCCCTGGGGATCGGTTATCTGCTGCCCAAGCGACTGCTGGCCGCTGCGGCGCACCACCGGCAGAAAAAACTGGCGATGGAAATCTCCACCTTCATACCGTTGCTGCGCATCCTGTTCGAATCGGGCATGGCCGTGGAGCAATCGCTGCGCGTCTTGAGCAATGAAGGCAAACAACTGATGCCCGAACTGACCCACGAGTTGCGCCTGGTGCTGGCCCGCGTCGACTCGGGCCTGGAGCTGGGCGATGAACTGAACAAGGCCAGCCGTTTGCTGGCGGTCGACGAATTCACTGACACCTGCGTGATCCTGCAACAGCTGATCCATCAGGGCGGCGGTGCAATGAAATCCCTGCTGGCGCTCAAGCTGTTGCTCGATGACAAGCGCCTGGCGCGTCTTCAGGAATACATCTCCAAGATGTCCGCAAAAATGTCCGTCGTGATGATGCTGTTCCTCTTCCCGGCGTTATTGATCGTACTGGCGGGCCCGGGCTTCACCGCCCTCGCCCGGGCTTTTGCTTCCTAG
- a CDS encoding type II secretion system F family protein: MLKPLLLILVCLALLGLSARLLVRGLREPGTQRVLERLAQGQPERVARKTPWTGLDRAFLRAGLGRPTERLGVWLTLWGSSVLLGFIGGGWLGLLALLLLPPLLLRLYVDWRYQRRLKRMIEQLPALLDHSVRSLKSGRTLADAVLGAIDAAEDPLKDALGRVKRQVHMGISLPDATSDFAELYDKDELRLFALGLKVNHRYGGNASELLENLIKIIREREQAARQLSAMTGETRVTAVVLALMPVGVAGYFLMSNPKYLMTMWDDSSGQSMLMGALALQVFGCLALWRMLRSL; this comes from the coding sequence ATGCTCAAACCGCTGCTGCTCATCCTCGTTTGCCTGGCGCTGCTTGGGCTGTCGGCTCGTCTGCTCGTTCGCGGCTTGCGCGAACCCGGCACCCAGCGCGTGCTGGAACGCCTGGCCCAAGGGCAACCGGAGCGGGTGGCGCGCAAAACACCCTGGACGGGACTGGATCGAGCCTTCTTGCGCGCCGGCCTCGGGCGGCCCACCGAACGCCTGGGTGTGTGGCTAACGCTGTGGGGCTCGAGTGTCTTGCTCGGCTTCATCGGTGGCGGCTGGCTGGGCTTGCTTGCCCTGTTGCTGTTGCCGCCCCTGCTCCTGCGCCTGTATGTCGATTGGCGTTACCAGCGCCGGCTCAAGCGCATGATCGAACAATTGCCGGCGCTGCTCGATCACAGCGTGCGCAGCCTGAAGTCCGGGCGCACCCTGGCCGATGCGGTGCTGGGCGCCATCGACGCCGCCGAAGACCCGCTGAAAGATGCCTTGGGCCGGGTGAAACGCCAGGTGCACATGGGCATCAGCCTGCCGGACGCCACCTCGGACTTCGCAGAGCTCTACGACAAAGACGAACTTCGCCTGTTTGCCCTCGGCTTGAAGGTCAACCACCGCTACGGCGGCAATGCCAGTGAACTGCTGGAAAACCTGATCAAGATCATCCGCGAACGCGAACAGGCAGCTCGCCAATTGAGCGCCATGACCGGGGAAACCCGGGTCACGGCGGTGGTCCTGGCGCTGATGCCGGTCGGGGTCGCCGGCTACTTCCTGATGTCCAATCCAAAGTACCTGATGACCATGTGGGACGACAGTTCGGGGCAATCGATGCTGATGGGAGCGCTCGCCCTCCAGGTGTTCGGCTGCCTGGCGCTGTGGCGGATGTTGCGCAGCCTATGA
- a CDS encoding CpaF family protein — MSSEKLFGATHRGVAGNTDHEGLKLVLHRYIIDAIEESGKNLLEGSRQVLAQFVIDKVAEYIARLHLAISRYEMERLAEEIVDELTGFGPLEVLLRDSAVTEILVNGPHRVFIERDGVLHQSDLRFIDAHHVERVIQRILAPLGRRLDESSPMVDARLPDGSRVNAIIPPIALDGPCLSIRKFRQDMLNSTDLVAMQSIDQAIYEFLQEAVGKRCNILISGGTGTGKTTLLNILSQLIDPHQRLVTIEDVAELQLGHPHVVRLETRPPNAEGHGEVKASDLIRNALRMRPDRIILGEIRGVEVVDVLTAMNTGHDGSMSTVHANNAQDALLRLETLVGLTGRSIAERTLRQMICAALDVVIQLTRMPDGRRCVSEVVEVIGIREDVYVTNTLFRLDRRSGFGFMREAVNPAGDKLRRESALSPSMY, encoded by the coding sequence ATGAGCAGCGAAAAACTGTTCGGCGCAACGCACCGCGGGGTGGCCGGCAACACCGACCACGAAGGCCTGAAACTGGTGTTGCACCGCTACATCATCGACGCCATCGAGGAGTCCGGGAAAAACCTGCTCGAAGGCTCGCGCCAGGTGCTGGCGCAGTTCGTCATCGACAAAGTCGCCGAATACATCGCGCGCCTGCACCTGGCGATTTCGCGCTACGAGATGGAGCGCCTGGCCGAAGAGATCGTCGACGAACTCACAGGTTTCGGCCCACTGGAAGTGCTGCTGCGTGATTCGGCCGTCACCGAAATCCTGGTCAACGGCCCGCACCGCGTATTCATCGAGCGCGATGGCGTACTGCATCAGAGCGACTTGCGTTTCATCGATGCGCACCATGTCGAGCGCGTCATCCAGCGCATCCTCGCGCCCCTGGGCCGGCGGCTCGATGAGTCTTCGCCGATGGTCGATGCGCGCCTGCCAGATGGCAGCCGGGTCAATGCGATCATTCCACCGATTGCGCTCGACGGCCCGTGCCTGTCGATTCGAAAATTTCGCCAGGACATGCTCAACAGCACCGACCTGGTGGCCATGCAATCGATCGACCAGGCGATCTACGAATTCCTGCAAGAGGCCGTGGGCAAACGCTGCAACATCCTGATCAGCGGTGGCACCGGCACCGGCAAGACCACACTGCTGAACATTCTCAGCCAGTTGATCGACCCGCACCAACGGCTGGTGACCATCGAAGACGTCGCCGAACTGCAACTGGGCCACCCCCACGTGGTGCGCCTGGAAACCCGGCCGCCGAATGCCGAAGGCCATGGCGAGGTGAAAGCCAGCGACCTGATTCGCAACGCGCTGCGGATGCGCCCGGACCGGATCATCCTCGGCGAAATCCGCGGTGTCGAAGTGGTCGACGTACTGACCGCGATGAACACCGGCCACGACGGTTCCATGAGCACCGTGCACGCCAACAACGCGCAGGATGCGTTGCTGCGCCTGGAAACCCTGGTCGGCCTGACCGGTCGCAGCATTGCCGAACGAACCTTGCGCCAGATGATCTGCGCGGCACTGGACGTGGTGATCCAGTTGACGCGCATGCCCGATGGCCGCCGCTGCGTCAGCGAAGTGGTCGAGGTGATCGGCATCCGTGAAGACGTGTACGTCACCAATACGCTGTTTCGCCTCGACCGTCGTAGCGGTTTCGGTTTCATGCGCGAGGCGGTCAATCCCGCCGGTGACAAACTGCGCCGTGAATCGGCGCTCTCTCCCTCGATGTATTGA
- a CDS encoding AAA family ATPase, translated as MSQNLSQTFLAITRNSTDLEWLQGALAPLGQVVSAGGGSLDELLALVDVTLASLVFVGLDREHVVAQCALIEGALEAKPRLAIVALGDGMDNQLVLNAMRAGARDFVAYGSRSSEVAGLVRRQSKRLPPVVPNTHLGGLTVLYGVQSNADGALLANHMAQVVQKSGQQTLLLDLGLPRGDSLALLGLESSFHFGDALRNLRRLDATLIDSAFTRCEAGLRILAYATQDEPLEHTSAAELYMLLSALRQHFQHIVVNLTGQPDSEALRTFVSHCDKLLWYTDQNVLDCRRNLAVLNLWREKGMKLDHAKLLVDRYLRSVAPDSEALGKSFGMEIIATLAYSPEVRLNAKNQGVTLFELAPREVLTQSLRNLGERLAKRSENLAKPKSWFSRLRGTP; from the coding sequence ATGAGCCAGAACCTGAGCCAGACCTTCCTCGCGATCACGCGCAACAGCACCGACCTTGAATGGCTGCAAGGCGCGCTCGCCCCCTTGGGCCAAGTGGTCAGCGCCGGTGGCGGCAGCCTCGACGAATTGCTGGCGCTGGTGGACGTGACCCTGGCCAGCCTGGTGTTCGTGGGCCTGGACCGTGAGCACGTCGTGGCCCAGTGCGCACTGATCGAAGGCGCCCTGGAAGCCAAGCCGAGGCTGGCCATCGTCGCGCTGGGCGACGGCATGGACAACCAGCTCGTACTCAACGCCATGCGCGCCGGGGCCCGGGACTTCGTGGCCTACGGCTCGCGCTCCAGTGAAGTCGCCGGGCTGGTGCGGCGCCAGAGCAAACGCCTGCCACCGGTGGTGCCCAATACTCACCTGGGCGGCCTGACCGTACTGTACGGCGTGCAGAGCAACGCCGACGGCGCACTGCTGGCCAACCACATGGCGCAGGTGGTGCAAAAAAGCGGACAGCAAACGCTGCTGCTCGACCTCGGCCTGCCACGGGGGGACAGCCTGGCCCTACTGGGCCTGGAGAGTTCGTTTCATTTCGGTGATGCCCTGCGCAACTTGCGTCGCCTCGACGCGACGTTGATCGACAGCGCCTTTACCCGTTGCGAAGCCGGGCTGCGGATCCTCGCCTACGCCACCCAGGATGAACCGCTGGAACACACCAGCGCCGCCGAGTTGTACATGCTGCTCAGCGCCCTGCGCCAGCACTTCCAGCACATCGTCGTGAACCTCACCGGCCAGCCCGACAGCGAAGCCTTGCGCACCTTCGTCAGCCATTGCGACAAGCTGCTGTGGTACACCGACCAGAACGTGCTCGACTGCCGCCGCAACCTGGCGGTCCTGAACCTGTGGCGCGAAAAAGGCATGAAACTCGATCACGCCAAGCTGCTGGTGGATCGCTACCTGCGCAGCGTCGCACCAGACTCCGAAGCCTTGGGCAAAAGCTTCGGCATGGAGATCATCGCCACCCTCGCCTACAGCCCCGAGGTGCGCTTGAACGCCAAGAACCAGGGCGTGACCCTGTTCGAACTGGCCCCCCGGGAAGTGCTCACTCAAAGTCTGCGCAACCTCGGCGAACGCCTGGCCAAACGCTCCGAAAACCTGGCCAAGCCCAAGTCCTGGTTCAGCCGTTTGAGAGGTACGCCATGA